The Ogataea parapolymorpha DL-1 chromosome III, whole genome shotgun sequence nucleotide sequence CGCGCATCCCAACATAAATACAAGATAATACCCCCATCCTGTCTCATCTTTTCAAATTAACTAAAATGTCCGGTGGTAAAGGTGGTAAAGCAGGTTCCGCAGATAAGGCTTCGGTCTCCAGATCTTCCAAGGCTGGTTTGACCTTCCCAGTTGGTAGAATCCACAGATTGCTCAGAAAGGGTAACTACGCTCAGAGAGTTGGTTCCGGTGCTCCAGTCTACTTGACTGCCGTCTTGGAGTACTTGGCTGCCGAAATCTTGGAGTTGGCTGGTAACGCTGCCAGAGACAACAAGAAGACCAGAATTGTCCCAAGACACTTGTTGCTGGCCATCAGAAACGATGAGGAATTGAACAAGCTTTTGGGCTCTGTCACCATTGCCCAGGGTGGTGTCTTGCCAAACATCAACTCCGAGTTGCTTCCAAAGAAGCTGCCAAAGGCCAAGGGTTCCCAGGAGTTGTAAGATTAGGTAGGGTCCAAGTGTATATTAGTGTTCGGTAAGAAATTCACAGATCAAACGTAGTATACATCTCCATTATCTTTGTCCCACTATATCGACAATGATGTTGATGATCGACACAATCACCTCTGCACCAATAAGCATAATCACGATAAATTCCAGGTACTCGTCGTTTGAGTGTCCCAGCTGTTCTTTGAGCATCTGCAACAGATCGCTAATCACTTCCAGACGCTGGTTCAAGAGAGCCACCCGTTGGTTGATTTCCATGTATCCACGTGTAGCCTGGTAGATCGGTTCTAGCTGTGGCTCCGACCACATGAGCTCGGGAGAATCCAGCACAGAGCCATGCAGATTGATGTTGATACGAAGGATGAAAAGCTCACCAATAGACTTCATGATCTCCTCTCTGCTCATTTCCACCTTACCAGTCTGC carries:
- a CDS encoding histone H2A, which codes for MSGGKGGKAGSADKASVSRSSKAGLTFPVGRIHRLLRKGNYAQRVGSGAPVYLTAVLEYLAAEILELAGNAARDNKKTRIVPRHLLLAIRNDEELNKLLGSVTIAQGGVLPNINSELLPKKLPKAKGSQEL